The genomic segment GCCGGGTCGTCGAGGTCTTCGGCTCCCCCAAGCCGCCGCCGGAGCGCATCACGATGACGTTCTCAGCGCTCAACAACGCCGATGCCGTGTGGTTCCTGGTTTCAGGGGACGGCAAGGCGGCAGCTGTGGCACGCGCACTGGGTGACGGCACAATCGACGACACGCCCGCCACCGGAGTGACGGGCGCGACGGAAACGCTGTGGCTGCTCGATGAAGCAGCGGCTTCGCAACTTTAGAAGATGACTTCGCCGGTCTTGCGCTTGGTGCGCAGCATCTCGATGGCCTCGGTGAGGATCTCGGCCGCTTCGGTCTCGGAACGGCGCTCCTTCACGTAGGCGAGGTGCGTCTTGTAGGGCGCAACCTTGAGAGCCGACTGGAGGTTCTCGGCGTCGACGCCTGCAGGAAGTCCGCAGCGCGGGCAGTCCCACGTCTCGGGCGCTTCGGCCTCGACAGCGAACTGAAGGACGGTCGTGTGCTCATTCATGCAGAAGTACGAGACCGACTGGCGCGGAGCTGATTCGCCGCGCTCTGCTTCTCCCATGGGTCCAGCCCCGATGCGGCTGCCCCGGATCGCGCCTGCTGCCACTAGTTGCTCACCTTCAGGAGCAGGCCGAGTGCGAAGATGCACACGACCCAGACGACAGCGATGCCGACCGTGATGCGGTCAAGGTTGCGCTCAGCAACGGACGAGCCGCCCAACGAGCTGGAGACACCGCCACCGAACATGTCGGAGAGGCCACCCCCACGGCCCTTGTGCATGAGAACCAGCACGATCATCAGCAGGCTGCTGATCGTGAGGATTATGGAGAACGTCAAAATCACGGGTGGACCTTCGTTGTCAGGCGCCGG from the Aeromicrobium panaciterrae genome contains:
- a CDS encoding RNA polymerase-binding protein RbpA — translated: MAAGAIRGSRIGAGPMGEAERGESAPRQSVSYFCMNEHTTVLQFAVEAEAPETWDCPRCGLPAGVDAENLQSALKVAPYKTHLAYVKERRSETEAAEILTEAIEMLRTKRKTGEVIF
- the secG gene encoding preprotein translocase subunit SecG; its protein translation is MILTFSIILTISSLLMIVLVLMHKGRGGGLSDMFGGGVSSSLGGSSVAERNLDRITVGIAVVWVVCIFALGLLLKVSN